The DNA sequence TAGTGTGCACACCTGGCGACGAAAACCGCGGCATGAGCACGCGGCGTGAAGAACCTAGCGTCATGGCTAGGGGAGAGATGGCCCGATACTGGGGCCAGTAAATCTTTGATCTGCGCAAGACAGAACCGCTCGGGGACATACCAGTGCGGCATGTCCCCGAGCGTTACCCACTAGAGCGGGCGAATGTTCGTGGCCTGTGGGCCCTTCTGACCCTGCTCGATGTCGAATTCGACTTTCTGATCCTCCTGCAGGTTGCGATGCCCGCTGCCAGCGATCTCGCTGTAGTGAGCAAAGACGTCTTCTG is a window from the Actinomycetes bacterium genome containing:
- a CDS encoding cold-shock protein — its product is MATGTVKWFNSDKGFGFITPDGASEDVFAHYSEIAGSGHRNLQEDQKVEFDIEQGQKGPQATNIRPL